The genomic segment TGAATGTGTTTTAACCTGAAGTAAACCTGTTCATCCAGGTTTATTCCAAGTTAATAAATTACCTGAAAAGATCTGAATCTTTGCAGGTATGAAGCCTATGGGGCCTGCCTCCTGGGATCACCAACCGCAATCCCAAGAGGTGTCCCCACAGCCATTCTTTCCTCTCGTCTACGAAACTCCCTGGTATCATTTCTCAGCACCACGGAACTAAGGCAAGCCTTGTGCCTTGATAATATCCCTTCCCACCCATTCTAATACTGGATCAATTAttatctggagcccccagatggcgtagtggactaagtgacttgaaggttgggttgctgacctgaaagctgccaggttcgaatcccacctggggagagtgtggatgagctccctctatcagctccagctccatgcggggacatgagagaagcctcccacaaggatggtaaaaacatcaaaaacatctgggcgtcccctgggcaacatccttgcagacggccaattctctcactccagaagcaactcaggttgctcctgacacgaaaaaaaaaactggattaaTTGGTTTTCTCCCACATGTATGGCTACAAAATGTGATGTGATGCAATTTTAAATGCCAATTCATGTCACATCTTGatctgtgtagaaaggccctcagGTAAGCACACTGTCTAGAAAAGAATTTGTGCTCTCTCTGACGCCCTCCCTTCCAGCTTCCACGGGTTCTCTGTCTCCTTTTCTCATGCCTTGGTCACAACTCCTGGTCTTCTTCTCTTCTCAGTTGTCTTCATTCTCTCCACATCTCTTCATTGATTGTATCTTCTCCACCTTTCATTAGTTATACTCTCTCCTctgttttatttctcctttttccctttcttttttccccgGTTGCAACTATCTTCTCCCTTTTTtagcatctctctctttctcatcttCAGTTGCCTCCACTTCTAGTTACacttgtcttctttttcttcctctccttttctttctctccaactctttcttcatttccctcctgtaccaagaaaaccctgaatCCATGACTGGGATGTGCTTGATTCTCCATATTTAAAGTAGTAGGtataggtaaagatttccccctgacattaagtctaattgtggctaactctaggggttggctcatctccatttctaagccaaagagccggcgttgtccgtagacacctccaagttcatgtggccagcatgactgcatggaatgccattaccttcccgctggagcagtacctattgatctactcacatttgcatattttcaaatggctaggttggcagaagttggggctatcagcgggagctcaccttgctccctggattcgaacctccaaccttttggtcagcaagttcatcagctcagaggtttaaccacAGGGGGATCCATTTAAAGTAGTCAGTTTCATTTAAAGTTGTAAGTCCTATTTAAACATGGTGCAGCTTGCTTCTGAATGAACCGTGCAGACTCCATTTCCCTGTTTAATACCGTCATCATGGTTGTGGCGTGCCTCTTTCTAATATATTTGTTAACTATTAGTGCAttgttacaattattattttcgtGAACAGAGAAAATTTTACACACTGATTGTAATAACATAAAAAGAAAGGGTGGTAGTGAAAAATACCATTAATTGAAAGCAGAGTTATATagccgtgtggaagggccttgagtctacactgccatataatccagtgcaaattagataatctgtggaagaggcctaagagaggctaaagtctgcctgtcccctaactgaaccctggctgtcccttggctgagttggttgctaggagaccaagttggcagaaaaacaattattgctctccctctaattaggactttatttttcttttctttttgttgtatcaacctagcggcgtggatgatgggttgtgttgtcaaatttcgaggttgggcggcctgtagttttgttgttttgtgggttgccgtgatgccatcactcatttatatatatagatagattgctgGTGGACTGTATCCTTTCATTGATGGGAAAGCCCCATCAATCATTTACAAGATCACTGCTTGAGTAGGAgtgattctcctcctcttcctctcctgaaCAGGCCAGGTCAAGTTTTGGGAGCAAAATTATATGACTTACGGATATGTTAAGAGTTATTCTGTCGAGAGGGGAAGGTGCCAGCACTGCCTATGAGGGCCAGCTCCCCTGGCTgccaccattttcctgcccaTAAATTCAACAAGACTGGAAGGAGTGCTGTGCCAGAGAGAACAGAGAAGATCAGTgtctcttttaggttctcctaaaGCTTTCACCTTTCACTACTCTACTCAGTTCATTTTTGACAATTGTTAAGGTAGAGTACTTCCagtgactcatggataagtcaacccaattTTGAGGTACCAATTTTGAATACATTTCTAGACGTATACATTAGTATGTACAGTAATGTGAAATACATTAATTTAGAATCAGACCAATAGCTTGTGATCTCACCAAGGCTATGCCAAAAGTAAAAACGAGAATCAATAACACACAAGGTTCCTGCAGTTCATTCATATAATGATAAaactaaagcttgggaaagttacttttttgtacaacaactcccagaatctctttGTTGGAAAAGTGTAAGTTTTAAAGCATGCAAGCATAGGCTGCATCTGTTCTGGATACCTATCATATAAAAATGTGGGATTTGTTGATATTAGCCATGCCCAGTTTGTCCAACCTAGCTTCAAGACCCTGCTTTTGAGCCTCTGAGCCAACTAGTCTAAAATATCTAGTCTGGTGGAAGTTTTAGGAGATGCTACTACTTCCATATGCCAGTCTGTCACACCCAACATCTCCTTATTTGTCAAATTGGGTGTATATTAATTCTAATGCCAAAGCTGTGCTATTTTGAATTACATCTCCAAACAATTAAGATGGTAGAAGGTGTGGTGAAGGGACTAAAAAGGAGAAGAGGAATGGGCAGCAGTAGCAGTAGAAGTTTCTCTACAAATGACCCCAAACAGGATTTAAACTGaacaggaagaaagggaggaacaCTGCAAATATTGAAAAAGAGGAAGGTAGAGAACTGGGAAGTAAGTGGATTTTAAGAGTAATAGACAGACAGgaaagaagaaaatggaaaatgtcCGTGATATTGAGAAATCAGACCCCAAATTATGAAAATCCCTCCAATTCccataatcccctcacaatgaactgggagacTTGATGGGGGCACACAATGAATTTGCATGAGTTCCAGAGTCTTTTTCCTGTTCCCTCCTGAGGCTGTCTGTGGGAACAATCCATCTTCCATACCCCAAGTTAGCCCCACCCGTACAGCACCCTGGTCATCACCTTCAAGCACCCATTGTGTACTTTGGACTAACCCCATTGTGTCTTCTGGAGCCCATCATGGACTCATTGCCAATtgccacaccacattcctttctgatTGCACCCCTCTCAGAGGCAGATCAATAAACGGACTGATGCTTCAAATGCTCCAATGGCAGTTTAATAATTTCCTGCCACCATGAAAAGCCAACCAGTGATGGGCCACTCAGGATGTGGATTCTAGggcatacagccatataacccagaatatcaaggcagaaaatcccacaatatctgctttgaactgggttatctgagcccactccatttcaaagcagaatatgtggcattttattcagctgtgtggaaggggccttagttggaCAGTTTCTGAACCAATCAGGAACTAGCACGGGTATCtcgaatagctgtcaaatgaaataaaaatactctGTATTTGCATGTTAGTTCTTCAGAGGGCTATTTCCACTGACATCCTCTATGGCCAATCAGAATAAAgcatctgattttgccttcagcctGACTGTGTCTTATCTGGTTCTTTGGAAGCTTGGCATTCCAGTTCCCGAACCTGCAGTTTTAGTGGAGCTGGAATCACATAACATTACAAATATAGAAAGGAAAAGATGCAGGAAAGAtggtgggggggagggtggttgCAAAAGATGGAATGGTTAGGTTGTTTGATTTATTTATGTCTCCGACATCTATTCATATTTTCACAGTACGCAAGAACTTAAAATGAACCGCAAATGAAAACATACGCTGTTCCCTGATTTCTAAGACATTGGCTCCCTGATAAAGTCCTGTTTCTAGTTTTTAGCTTTTGTGTGGAGTCATGTTCAAAGTTAGTTATTGTGGTATCCTAGAGTTTCAGCCAAATTTTAGGCCTACCCTGGGATTTCTACAAGTTAATTCTTCAAGCAGAGCAACACATGCATCTTGTCTCTAGAGCACATGCACATAAAACACATGTGGAGAAATACAAATGTATCATCCAGTTCACAACCACATGTTGGAAATGTTAATTTTGAATTCTGGATGGCATATTGTGGGATAATCAGGTTTTCAAAAAGCCAAAAGAACAAACACCCTGTTGGAGTGTACTCAGTGTAGCACAAGCTATTGCAGAGGAAATAATTATAGTAGGTGGAgcaaagccttcaataacatttGGGTGGAAGTGGGGACATTTGGGCAAAATATCTTTGCTATGGGATCTAAGGAGTTACAACCACATCTCCATCTTCACTAGGGGATGCTCCAGTATATTAGACAAATGCAGGAGCAAAACTTTCATAACCAACTTTAACACCTTTGGGTCTTGGAGCTAAGGgcctgtctatttatttattttttatttattttatttcaattatttataccccgcccttctcacccgaggggactcagggtggattccaagtggcaattgatgccgttacaccattatacaatgaactaaaacgttaaaacagttaaaacagtcaaaacaatcataaaatacaatatacaaagtttaaaacactgcaaagtgcttatgccattcatccaccagtcTACATCAGTCCCATACCCTAAGTTTCCTGGGCATTGAGGAATTTCCAGGGACGTCCTGCCCCAATGTGGATTTAATTGGCCAACCCAATTGAATACCAGATTAGCAAAAGTTGCAGAATAGCCTAGTAATTTGGGGGAAGAGGTGAACAACTGGACCTGTTCTAATGCCCCCATACATAACAGACACAAAACTGAACAATACAGTTATCTGGATGTATAATATTGTACATCCAGATAAAATGGGGGAAAGCAACTTCaatataatacagtgttccctcacttatcgcgggggttaggttccaggaccacccgcaataagtgaacatccgcgaagtagggacgctatatttattttaatatttatacattattttagtagttatacactattttaagtctttatcaaccaatcatgtgttgataaatcgcctccttctcctcccgttgccacttgggctccttttctctccctttggcttctccttccccctttccttaggttgtaaattgtaattttttatgatttctattagtcttttagagtttcttgaaaaaccacaaaacagcgaatccacaaaaagcgaaccatgaagtagtaagggaacactgtataatacAAAGCAAACTGACTAATACATGCAAACAAATATTCAAGTTTTGATTGAATACAATTCTAAAATTCCAAGAGCTTTTGAAAACAGTATAAAAAGATTGCAACTGAGATTTTAAAACAACGAGGGAAGAGGCAGTCCACAAATGTTCAGGAAGGCGATTCCAATCATGTGTCCTTTGTTAATTTGTTATGTGTGTGTTATGATTGCACATTTGTGCAGCTGATGTGACTCAATGTCCTAGAAATATACAGGGGACATGTAGTGAACAATTAGTTACAGCATGGGTACAGTTGCCTTGAATTAAGTAATCAAATACTGTGTGTACAAATATTTCTGTAATTAAATATGGTTCAAGTTGATATCATACGAAAAGTATACAAAATTATGGAATTTCTTTAAATAATAGAAAACATCAAAGCAAGAATTTCATGAGCTCATAATTCAATTTAGGAATTTATATTTTGGGATTTAGAATAAACCCAAATTATGTTTTAAACAACAGACATTTTCTAGAATTGCTCAGATCAAATATATTCAACAAAAATGCTcaatatatactgtaaatatctggcattttcttctttcaaaacTTTATGTTGCACCAAGAGAGATATTTCCAATTTTTCTACATAAGAAACTTTCAGACGTATGTGGGCAAATTGATCTTTCTCAAAGACAATGGCTGCCAGCAATCATTTCAGTCAAGGGCAAGACATGCATCAAATTTTCAGATATAGACCTGTCAATATGCTTCTTAATACCAGaattatataaatattacaaGAACATTAGGGAAAACTCCCCAGTGGTTTACAACTGCTTTCTTTTTCACCACAAGGCTGAGGATTGGACCAGAATTGCTAAGAAAATATATTAATGGGGCTTCCTGCAAATGTGTCTACTTTTATCTTTAAAGGATTTAGTTGCAGTGAGCATATACAGGAAAAATACAAGCTATTGGAAAGGTGAGTGAGCAAGGAACATGTGCAAGGCTGGGCCGAGGCAACTCAATGCTTGATTTCCTCCCAACAATCAAAGAGTTGTCCTTTGACTAAGCCTAGCTTAACTGAACACAGCTCAAGGTGGACACCGGTTTTATCAAAGTCCCTATTAAAATGTCACAGGaaagcagtaaataaaaaaaatttcaaAAGTGTATTTTATACATATGTCTATAAACTAATCTTAAAGCTTGAATTAAATAAGACTAATTTATTGTCTGTACATCTGTTCTTTTTTCCAGCATCAAGGATGTTTGTGTTCCTCTATGTCACAAGCTTCGCCATCTATACAAGTGGGCAAACTCTCCTCAGCCATTTTAAAGGAGAAAATTATTCAACAAAATACGtttgtagcatacctggattgcCAGGTCCTGCAGGTCTTCCTGGAAGTCAAGGATCACCTGGACCTCATGGGCGCATTGGTATTCCAGGACGAGATGGTAGAGATggcaggaagggagaaaagggtGAGAAAGGAAATGCAGGTAATGTTCATTCATTAAAAATACCCGGTAAGAGTATCTACAAGGGTTTTGGTGCTTCTGACCCTTAAGCATAGGTCAATGTTatcactgtaccttaactcttattagaaaaggaaccattcctttctctgaatagagtgacAAAATGCAAGAGCTTAGTggtgggagaacctaaaagaagcagttACCTCTCTGCGTTCTCCAATGTGGTGCCACCTCTGGCCTTTTTCAATGCCTGGGTTGGGAAATGGTGGTAGCCATTGGTTGCTGTAGTGCTGAAGCAGCATTgggactcacaacctctgaggatgcttgccatagatgtggatgaaacgtcaggagagaatgcttctggaatatggcgttacagcccagaaaacacacaacaaccctatgattgtgtggccatgaaagctttcgacaacagcaCTGGTACTTTTCCCTGTCCATGGAATAACCCTTTACTTATCCATGGGCCATTCCAGCATctataattttgaccccaaatcCTGCTCTTGATTAATACATAAGTTGACATACATGGGAATATATGGCAGAACCCTTCACAGTTTTGtaaatgaaaaacacagcaattattacaccatacatacacacaaacacacaacttGGTGAGAAGTTGGTTAGGTGATCacaggtcttcttcttcttttaactgGAATTTCATACAGGGGTGATCCATTCAATGAGTGCCAGTTACAGGAACAGTTTCAGACTGGGCCATAACATTGTGTATATGATATATCACACATATAAAGCACAAGGTTCACTGACTGAATCCAACCTTTGATGCCATTTTATGTTGCCAACGAGGCTTTCAATATCATGACAATGTACTTACATTTATAGTCTTAGAATTACATATCCCCTTTGAAGGCAACAATAAGGCTGATGTGGTcgttggtgaaaatgagtttgacacccctggtgTACACAGTGCAGGTATCCATGGGCTCTGATCACAATCCAacactctctccctctctcatgCACATCACCAATATAGGGCATAGTGGGGATTGTGAACATAATGTGGCTAGTTGCTACATTATGTATGGTAACAATTGTGCTGATGAGACACTTTGCAATAATTACAAATGCCAGTACATCTGGGAACCTGTTGTAGTGTGTCCCCATTCTTCATGTGGGTGCTTCAGTTCCAGAGAATTTCGGGGTTTTGCACATTTCAGAAGGAAACATTCATTCTTCTGAAATAGTGTCTGCTGTTCCCCTCGGTCCCATTAGATGCACTTCCCAATTTTTCCCCAGAAATGAGAGCTATCAAgaaaaaacaaagtacagtagagtctcacttatccaacattcacttatccaacattctagattatccaacacagtctgccttttagtagtcaatgtttttgtagtcaatgttttcaatacctcatgatattttggggctaaatttgtaaatacagtaactacattgcattactgcatattgaactactttttctgtcaaatttgttgtataacattatatttttggtgcttaatttctgaaatcataacctaatttgatgtttaataggcttttccttaatccttccaacatattcgcttatccaacgttctgccggcccattttatgttggataagtgagactctactgtagcagtttAAAAGTATTTCACCGTAGATGCAATTAGACAGACAATagcatgtttttttattttgttccctTTCTGAAACAAAACATATTTGCAGTCACTCTATTTTTTAGTGTCCCTTTCCAAACTCTTAGATGCCCTCCTACAGCATTTGCATATCTCTGTGACCTCAACATTCCAGAAGTCTTGGAAATTCAAAAGACAGAAGGAATGTGACACTAGGTTCAAGTAGGAATTTAACTTATTTTTTATCAGTATAAAAATACTTGTTGTTCTGTATACCTAGAAGggttgaatttatttttaaaaaattacagcatTATTTTTGGATAGGCTCAATTACTTTCAGATCATTCAGCTGAGTACCCAAGTTAACTATGAAGTGGAAAGATGATTATTTTTTACCTCTGGCAGTAATTCAGGTATAcaaaaggagggaaaggtggcAGAGAATAGTATGAgatcaggcatgtagctggggggggtcTCTCagagtggtctgcgagaaggtcttacatttattatttaaactgttgtttattcatatcatgatctgatcaccatgctcaatatgggATAACTATTCAAAAGATTATCTCCCacacagactcagccccccccaaaagcaaaatcccagcaccccctgaatcaaaatcctggctacaggcctgaatgAGATGTAAAACTAGGACGTTAAAGTGGCTGTTACTCAAATATTCATATAACAAGGCTGGGGAGAGTGTAGTCTCCAGATTCTGTAGAACCCTAAACCCAGCAGCCCCAGTCAGCATGGCAAGGGATGGcatgagttgtagtccagaagGTGATTGGTTCCCTAGTCTATTATGTAAAGAAATAAATCCGATACAAAGATCTTATTTGAACAAGACTAGGTCAGGATGCCTTCAACAGAATCTCCATATcacttaaaacagtggttctcaacccgtgggtccccagatgttttggccttcaactcccaaaaatcctaacaactggtaaactggcttggatttctggtagttctggtaggccaaaacacctggttgagaaccattgacttaAAACATGGTAAAAATTCTTCCATCCAAAATTTTTGGAAAACAATAAATCTTGAAACAATGTTGTACATTTTCAATCAGTGACATGCATAGAAGCTTCTTTGAATTTTCACATCAACTCTGGATTACTTAGTTCTTTGTTTGTTTACACACGCCTGATTTCAATGAGAATTTTGCGCCAAGTGTTTAATAAGATTTAATTCAATTTTGCTCGATTTAACTCTGATTATTAAGGACTTCCTGAATTTCTTGTCTTTGACTTGGTTGAACTATTTGAATCTACATTTAGCTCAATCATTCAAAAAGGGAATATTTTTGATAAGGAGACCAAATTACATTACATTCCTTTTCTAAACAGTGATAGATAATGTCTAAAAATGTTAGTGGAAACATGGGAGGAAATCTCACTATCTGAGGAATTTAGTCCTTAGAGAGATGAAGGAACAGAGTTTTCCAGCACTTGGTTGCTACTGAATGTTCACCTGATTAATATTATATACTTATTCATAATACTTAATTCATTTCTTTAAGGTTTAAGAGGAAAGACTGGCCCCGTAGGACAACCGGGAATGAAAGGAGACCAAGGAGAACCTGGTAAAAAAGGACCCAGTGGATCAGGTGGTTTTAAAGGTGACATAGGTCCTATTGGCCTAGCAGGCttgaaaggagagaaaggagaaagaggaaaaacagGCTTACCGGGAGTCTGTAAGTGTGGGAATATAATACTGAAATCTGCCTTCTCTGTTGGGATTACCACAAGTTACCCAGAAGAAAGAATACCAATTGTCTTCAATAAAGTACTATTCAATGAAGGAGGGCATTACAATCCTTCAAATGGGAAGTTCATATGCGCCATCCCAGGAATTTATTACTTCTCATATGATATCACTTTGGCAAATAAACATCTTGCCATTGGCCTTGTCCATAACGGAAAGTTCAGAATAAAAACATTTGATGCCAATACAGGAAACCACGATGTAGCTTCTGGGTCAACAGTGATTTATCTTCAGCCAGAAGATGAAGTATGGCTTGAGATCTTCTACACTGATCAGAATGGCCTCTTTGCTGATCCCACATGGGCAGACAGTCTGTTCTCAGGATTTCTCTTATATGTTGATACAGACTATCTTGACACCCTGTCAGATGAAGATGAACTGTGATGTTAGAAATGGGTGAGGAGATCTAAATGAACATAAGAAAATGTACAGAATAGGATCATCATAATTAATACTACAATACAACAAAGGATTTTAGTTTGGAATTTTGATTTTGCAGTCAAGGATCCAAAAGGAAAAGACTCATTATCTGTTTTCATGGttgattgttgttatttttattctacAGATGGTTCTACTAATTCAGTAGTTgtcttctcaaaattgtcttctcaaaatatgtttataataatatttaaacaaatttgaaatgaaatgcaTGAGGTTGGCTAACTGTATGATTTGTATGAATGGCATGGACTTCAAGGTGCTCCTCCCATGAAGCAGTTATACTGTCATTACACTAAGGTCCTCATCACATTGATTGATGCCCCACCcctctgttttgttctgttttgccagcaatcaccagaaaaacgaaagGCACAAAGGGCACCTTGCAGCAACCTGCACACCCTCCCTCTTTCTCGCATCACATGAGGGGCATCAGGGCAAGGTGCATTGGTGCCCTGTCCCTTCCCCCACCAGACAAGGAAAATTGATGCAACGTGTGTTCTCACATTGCCATTTCCCCCATCAAATGGGGGTAAACGCCCAAAACTGCAGGAAtctccatcagagctacccaaaactCAATCTACCCCCTCTGGTTGGCGAGGAAGCATCTTGTGATGCTTCCTCACCACTTTGGCCATCAATGGGGCAGGGCCAtggcctgcatcatgtgatggtgctCGGCAGGATCCATGGCCAAAGAGGAGTAAAGGGCCAAAAAacccttgtgtgatgaggtggctAATGAATCCCACCTTTGGTCAGAGCTTATTGTCCAACGTTGTGGTTCTCCTGGTGTCTTCTCATTGAAGATTGCTGGAAAAGCACTTCTTTTTTGGTTGGAAATAATCAGTTAATGAACTCCTATCCCATCATTGTTTAGCTATAGTTTCTGGTACAAATATATAATTCCAGTGCATGGCAATATTGAGTGTTCAGGTGGTGTACAGGTGTGATCTGGAGTGTTCTCCCTAGAATGGGCAAACTTAATCTATTTCTGGTGCTTGGCAAGGAGGACTCCATCTGGAGTCATGACTATGGAGGGTTCAGAAGAAAATGACtgatctttccctttctttcctgtcTGCCTCTAtagggtttattttttaaaaaagcggaGAAGTGCAATAGTGATATCAGGCGTACTAGAAGGAGTAGTTTTAATTCACGATTTCTTTTTTAATACCTCTTGAGACAGCACAATACGGGCAGGACACCAAATTAAATGTGTTAATTTACCAATAAAAACCAAGTCAAAACCAGAGAAGCATCAGAATACTGTTAAACTGCACGtatgacacaaagaaaaaaataaataggaaTCCACATAAAACCCAGAAAAGAGAAGAGCAAGAAAAGCCTATGTGGTCTAGATGGTATGTAGGTGAGGCTTCCTTCAAATTGTCTTGTCACCATCAAAGCTTGCAGACATTTGTGGATAGATTGAAGCTACATGTTCTTTACCTACCCACCCAACTCATATTACAAGTCACTTGAGCATCTCATAGGTATTTTAGAAACAGCTCTATAGGGCAACAGAATTAGCTGCTATTGAGTGGAACAAAACAGATATGTATGCACAGAGGCTTTGCAAGGTCATGGTCATCCTAATATAGCAATTGCTGTAGCTAGTTTTCCCCTCCCactttccctcttcctccttctttattACTATTTACGAAATCATGAAACATGCACAAGGCATTCTACAATAATTGGGGAGGGAAAAATCAGAGTttgggaaaagttacattttggactaTGTTTCCTGAAATCTGGAACAAGCATGACTAGTAGGACAAAATCgacaaaaagaagaaaggaactgGAAGGAATTCTTCCATCAAGTCTCGTATACAAAATATGTTCATGACAATATgttctgctcaccccacatggggaaggggctagaaaaaggtgccctaaacatagtctgcctctcctaccctgactggactgccgcgtccagaggggtcaccactctgcggccaaaaaagaaaaatgaactttggaacatggaacatacggacattgttagataacactgacagcagacgccccgaatgcaggactgctatcattgcaagggagctgggacactttaagat from the Anolis carolinensis isolate JA03-04 chromosome 5, rAnoCar3.1.pri, whole genome shotgun sequence genome contains:
- the c1qtnf7 gene encoding complement C1q tumor necrosis factor-related protein 7; protein product: MFVFLYVTSFAIYTSGQTLLSHFKGENYSTKYVCSIPGLPGPAGLPGSQGSPGPHGRIGIPGRDGRDGRKGEKGEKGNAGLRGKTGPVGQPGMKGDQGEPGKKGPSGSGGFKGDIGPIGLAGLKGEKGERGKTGLPGVCKCGNIILKSAFSVGITTSYPEERIPIVFNKVLFNEGGHYNPSNGKFICAIPGIYYFSYDITLANKHLAIGLVHNGKFRIKTFDANTGNHDVASGSTVIYLQPEDEVWLEIFYTDQNGLFADPTWADSLFSGFLLYVDTDYLDTLSDEDEL